One genomic segment of Heliomicrobium undosum includes these proteins:
- a CDS encoding NADH-quinone oxidoreductase subunit C: MANNLLDQFSQDELAARLQAEVEVSGEGVSRAVVVPKEQLLAVMEKLLREPDFAFDMLSDLTSVDRKDAGFEVVYQLFSLKHLCDLRVKTRTAAEEAQVPTVTGIWPGADWMEREVFDLMGVTFAGHPNMTRLLLPDEFEGHPLRKDFKLQPRA; the protein is encoded by the coding sequence ATGGCAAATAATCTGTTGGATCAGTTTAGCCAGGACGAACTGGCGGCACGGCTGCAGGCAGAAGTGGAAGTCAGCGGAGAGGGAGTGAGCCGTGCCGTTGTTGTGCCCAAGGAACAACTGCTCGCGGTGATGGAAAAATTGCTCCGCGAACCGGACTTCGCCTTTGACATGCTTTCGGACCTGACGTCGGTCGACCGGAAGGATGCCGGCTTTGAAGTCGTCTACCAACTGTTTTCGCTCAAGCATCTCTGCGACCTGCGTGTGAAGACGCGGACCGCGGCGGAGGAGGCCCAGGTTCCGACTGTCACGGGTATCTGGCCCGGCGCCGACTGGATGGAGCGTGAGGTTTTTGACCTGATGGGGGTCACCTTCGCCGGTCACCCCAACATGACCCGGCTGTTGCTGCCGGATGAGTTCGAAGGACATCCCTTGCGGAAAGACTTCAAGCTCCAACCAAGAGCGTAG
- a CDS encoding NuoI/complex I 23 kDa subunit family protein: MQGKGLLTGMWVTLKEFFRKKVTEEYPDVMPDLGDRFRGGTLKLKTSKCISCGICQNACPNGSIKLTSVRDENNKRKLSTYVHDAGLCLFCNLCIDACPVKCIDWTGEFAFSGYSREDLVFDCIDLAQKRGYDPVEVKEPPADGEKG, encoded by the coding sequence ATGCAAGGCAAAGGTTTGCTCACTGGGATGTGGGTCACCCTCAAGGAATTTTTCCGCAAAAAAGTGACCGAAGAGTACCCCGACGTGATGCCTGACCTGGGCGATCGTTTCCGGGGCGGCACGCTGAAGTTAAAGACGAGCAAGTGCATCTCCTGCGGGATTTGCCAGAACGCCTGCCCCAACGGCTCGATCAAACTGACGAGCGTCAGGGACGAAAACAACAAGCGCAAGTTAAGCACCTATGTGCATGATGCCGGGTTGTGCCTCTTTTGCAACCTCTGCATCGATGCCTGTCCCGTGAAGTGTATCGATTGGACAGGCGAGTTCGCCTTTTCAGGTTATTCCCGGGAAGACCTGGTCTTCGACTGCATCGACCTCGCTCAAAAGCGCGGCTATGATCCGGTTGAGGTAAAGGAACCCCCGGCAGACGGGGAAAAGGGGTGA
- a CDS encoding NADH-quinone oxidoreductase subunit J family protein has translation MVNEWIYAGAFYGLAALTLLSAAGVVFLKDIVHSALLLAASFIGVAGIYVLLNADFLAAVQVLIYGGAVAILIAFGVMLTRRPHMKETNANNRWVVWGAFTAAFTFAICGWAIAFTQFKPIDATPAQVTAIDGIATQLLGDFVVPFEAAALLLTVALIGAIILAKGAKEA, from the coding sequence ATGGTAAATGAATGGATCTATGCTGGCGCCTTCTACGGCTTGGCCGCGCTGACCCTCCTGTCGGCCGCCGGGGTGGTTTTCCTCAAGGATATCGTCCACTCGGCCCTATTGCTGGCTGCGTCCTTCATCGGCGTCGCCGGTATCTATGTTCTTCTTAACGCCGACTTTTTGGCGGCTGTGCAGGTGCTCATTTACGGCGGCGCCGTGGCCATCCTGATCGCCTTCGGTGTCATGTTGACCCGCCGCCCGCACATGAAAGAAACGAACGCCAACAACCGCTGGGTTGTCTGGGGCGCTTTCACCGCAGCTTTCACTTTTGCTATCTGCGGCTGGGCGATCGCCTTCACCCAGTTTAAGCCCATCGATGCAACGCCGGCACAGGTGACGGCCATCGACGGGATCGCCACGCAACTGCTGGGCGACTTCGTTGTGCCCTTTGAGGCGGCGGCCCTCTTGCTGACTGTAGCCCTGATCGGCGCCATCATCCTTGCGAAGGGGGCGAAGGAAGCGTGA
- the fliK gene encoding flagellar hook-length control protein FliK: MDIGQALVRALLSGMGQRNTPEGVNWKVGAIVNGLVLEMLLKDTYAVNVEGKKLTLQSPYPLSPGEAIRLEVQGHDEGQVKARLLPTESRDATGDRAANLLKQAGVDDTPQNRMILKSLTASMLGLTRENFQQVARGMALLGNGDEQSAQTAAFALKSGIPMRGETLRLLQSAFAGEPLQGLQDWLNEAKGAIKAQGGNVPEGLLRLEAELAKALPESQDRAEALARKLSRLMESQMPASKGEQGGLSQSRSTPGSRLDATVASGAMTQGGGAERTAVGQGNGVRLFPAGAQGGNLFVEAGALIDAGETGRSVGAAVEPSVRENKAIDQPAKDKATTEKGVAEKPPAEKPALEKQAAERASGEKAAQGLTEGAAKDRTTALSQQIARAVQEVESFFTGRGADAADLISRGLAIEERLAGHQVLQGLDKGIQGANDYLSFTIPYRLAGGKEGNGQLRVYKDGKNRTLDPENVRLALVLDTEHLGFVTIELAVRRKEVQSKVTVVDPVVMEAGQVAWPELQQALAEQGFHLGGANWRVGSPADLRPAPAEAPASREPGRLNIRV, translated from the coding sequence GTGGATATCGGCCAGGCCCTGGTACGGGCATTGCTTTCCGGCATGGGGCAGCGAAACACGCCCGAGGGGGTCAACTGGAAGGTCGGCGCCATTGTCAACGGGCTGGTGCTCGAGATGTTGCTCAAAGACACCTATGCCGTGAATGTGGAGGGGAAAAAGCTGACTCTCCAATCGCCTTACCCCTTGTCTCCCGGCGAGGCGATCCGGTTGGAGGTGCAGGGTCATGACGAGGGGCAGGTGAAGGCGCGGTTGTTGCCGACGGAAAGCCGCGACGCTACCGGAGACCGGGCGGCGAATCTGCTGAAGCAGGCCGGTGTGGACGATACGCCGCAGAATCGGATGATCCTGAAATCCCTCACGGCTTCCATGCTGGGGTTGACGCGGGAGAACTTCCAGCAGGTTGCTCGGGGAATGGCCTTGCTCGGCAATGGCGATGAACAGTCGGCCCAGACGGCCGCTTTTGCCCTTAAGTCGGGAATTCCTATGCGTGGGGAAACGTTGCGCCTGCTGCAATCGGCTTTTGCCGGTGAGCCGCTGCAAGGGTTGCAGGATTGGCTCAATGAAGCCAAGGGCGCGATCAAAGCCCAAGGGGGAAATGTCCCGGAAGGGCTGCTCCGGCTGGAGGCTGAACTTGCCAAGGCGCTGCCCGAATCGCAGGACCGGGCGGAGGCGCTCGCCCGGAAGTTGTCGCGCCTCATGGAGAGTCAAATGCCTGCCTCTAAGGGTGAACAGGGCGGACTGAGCCAGTCCCGTTCAACGCCCGGCAGCCGGTTAGACGCTACGGTTGCCTCCGGCGCGATGACCCAGGGTGGAGGCGCCGAAAGGACGGCTGTCGGGCAGGGGAATGGAGTTCGCCTGTTTCCCGCAGGCGCCCAGGGCGGCAATCTTTTTGTAGAAGCGGGCGCGCTGATTGATGCCGGAGAGACGGGGAGATCGGTAGGGGCGGCCGTTGAGCCGTCTGTCCGGGAGAATAAGGCGATAGACCAACCGGCAAAAGACAAAGCGACCACTGAGAAAGGGGTCGCTGAGAAACCACCCGCCGAAAAACCGGCCTTGGAGAAACAGGCGGCAGAACGGGCGAGCGGGGAGAAAGCCGCCCAGGGTTTGACGGAAGGAGCGGCCAAAGACAGGACAACGGCGCTGTCGCAGCAGATCGCTCGTGCTGTCCAGGAGGTGGAATCCTTTTTCACCGGCCGGGGAGCCGACGCTGCTGACCTGATTTCCCGGGGGTTGGCGATCGAGGAACGGCTGGCCGGTCACCAGGTGTTGCAGGGCCTAGACAAGGGGATTCAGGGGGCGAATGACTACCTGTCCTTTACGATCCCTTACCGGTTGGCCGGGGGGAAGGAGGGCAACGGTCAACTCCGTGTCTATAAGGACGGAAAAAACCGCACCCTTGATCCGGAAAACGTCCGGTTGGCGCTCGTCCTCGATACGGAACACCTCGGGTTTGTCACCATCGAGCTGGCGGTACGGCGCAAGGAGGTCCAGAGCAAGGTGACGGTGGTTGATCCTGTCGTCATGGAAGCCGGACAAGTTGCCTGGCCTGAACTGCAGCAGGCGCTGGCCGAACAGGGGTTTCACCTGGGCGGGGCGAACTGGCGCGTCGGCTCGCCAGCGGATCTGCGCCCGGCGCCGGCGGAGGCCCCGGCGAGCCGCGAACCGGGCCGTCTGAACATCCGCGTGTAG
- a CDS encoding NADH-quinone oxidoreductase subunit D codes for MQTQTYELNFGPQHPSTHGVLRIVLELDGEVVVKATPVIGYLHRGIEKICENRTYIQTVPFTDRMDYLAGMGNNLGISQAVEKLMGVEVPERAEYIRVIMCELSRIASHMICCGSLVQDLGGVTGFVFFIRDREDILELFNRACGARMTFNYIRPGGVAQDLPDGWVAQCRKFLADFKGMMETYDKLVVGNEIFQMRMKGVAPLSGERAIAMSATGGVLRASGVDYDVRKADPYGIYDRFDFKVPLGTKGDNWDRFMVRMEEMEQSARIIEQALDQLPEGPIMGKIPKAIKPPAGEVYHRIENAKGEIGFYVVSDGSLKPYRWHARRAAMINLQLMDELCRGFKIGDVVAILGTLDPVLGEVDC; via the coding sequence TTGCAAACACAAACCTATGAACTGAACTTCGGGCCCCAGCACCCCTCGACCCACGGCGTGTTGCGGATCGTCCTGGAACTGGACGGCGAGGTCGTCGTCAAGGCAACGCCGGTCATCGGCTACCTCCATCGCGGGATCGAGAAGATCTGCGAGAACCGGACCTATATCCAGACGGTGCCCTTCACCGACCGGATGGACTACCTGGCCGGCATGGGCAACAACCTGGGCATCTCCCAGGCCGTGGAAAAGCTGATGGGTGTAGAGGTGCCCGAGCGGGCCGAGTACATCCGTGTGATCATGTGCGAATTGTCGCGGATCGCCTCCCACATGATCTGTTGCGGCAGTCTCGTCCAGGACCTCGGCGGCGTGACCGGGTTCGTCTTTTTTATCCGTGACCGGGAAGACATCCTGGAACTGTTCAACCGGGCTTGCGGCGCCCGCATGACCTTCAATTATATCCGCCCCGGCGGCGTCGCCCAGGACCTGCCTGACGGCTGGGTAGCGCAGTGCCGGAAATTCCTCGCCGATTTCAAGGGCATGATGGAGACCTACGACAAACTCGTCGTCGGCAACGAGATTTTTCAGATGCGGATGAAGGGTGTAGCGCCCCTCAGCGGCGAGAGGGCCATCGCCATGTCGGCCACCGGCGGGGTGCTGCGGGCCAGCGGCGTCGATTATGACGTCCGCAAGGCTGACCCCTATGGGATCTATGACCGCTTTGACTTCAAGGTTCCCCTGGGGACCAAAGGCGACAACTGGGACCGCTTCATGGTGCGGATGGAAGAGATGGAGCAGTCGGCGCGGATCATCGAGCAGGCGCTCGATCAGTTGCCCGAGGGTCCCATCATGGGCAAGATCCCTAAGGCGATCAAGCCGCCTGCCGGCGAGGTCTACCACCGGATCGAGAACGCCAAAGGCGAAATCGGCTTCTACGTCGTCAGCGACGGTTCCCTGAAACCTTATCGCTGGCATGCCCGCCGCGCCGCCATGATCAATCTCCAACTCATGGACGAACTCTGCCGCGGCTTCAAAATCGGTGACGTCGTCGCCATCCTGGGCACCCTGGATCCGGTGCTGGGTGAGGTAGACTGTTGA
- the nuoH gene encoding NADH-quinone oxidoreductase subunit NuoH, whose translation MTDQNIFMAISAFLRSFLGPLLGNDLTDMVMYGAGLLGVIIFIFTNAVILVLMERKVAAFMQSRLGPNRVGPWGLLQTVADTLKLLVKEDYKPHKVDTWVWALGPALLFIPAIGAYAVIPFDYQAVPVDLNIGIFYFIAISSLSTLPFLMAGWGSNNKYSLIGGMRSVAQMISYEVPLIFSLIGVIMLVGSLQMSAIVEAQHRIWFVFLQPVAFVIYVIAATAETNRTPFDLVECEGEIIAGPFTEYSGMRWAMFFLAEYANLVAVSAIATTLFLGGWQPLPLPGALGDLMAFIPGWAWFAAKTYFMIFLFMWFRWTFPRFRVDQLMAFGWKVLIPLSLANILVTGVGIYLYRMAIGG comes from the coding sequence ATGACTGACCAAAACATTTTTATGGCGATCAGCGCCTTCCTGCGGTCCTTTCTCGGCCCCTTGCTGGGAAACGACCTCACCGATATGGTCATGTACGGTGCGGGGCTGCTGGGCGTTATCATTTTTATCTTCACCAACGCCGTCATCCTGGTGTTGATGGAACGGAAAGTGGCCGCCTTCATGCAATCCCGTCTCGGCCCCAACCGGGTCGGGCCCTGGGGTCTCTTGCAGACGGTGGCGGACACGCTGAAGCTGCTCGTCAAGGAAGACTACAAGCCCCATAAGGTCGATACCTGGGTCTGGGCGTTGGGACCGGCATTGCTGTTCATCCCGGCCATCGGCGCTTACGCCGTCATCCCTTTCGACTATCAAGCGGTTCCTGTGGACCTCAACATCGGCATCTTCTACTTTATCGCCATATCGTCGCTGTCGACGCTGCCTTTTCTGATGGCCGGCTGGGGCTCCAACAACAAGTACTCCCTGATCGGCGGCATGCGCTCTGTGGCCCAGATGATCAGTTATGAGGTTCCCCTGATCTTCTCGCTCATCGGCGTGATCATGCTGGTCGGCTCCCTTCAGATGTCCGCCATCGTTGAGGCGCAGCATCGCATCTGGTTCGTCTTCCTTCAACCTGTCGCCTTCGTGATTTACGTGATCGCAGCGACAGCGGAGACCAACCGGACGCCCTTCGACCTTGTCGAATGCGAAGGGGAGATTATCGCCGGTCCCTTTACGGAATACTCGGGCATGCGCTGGGCCATGTTCTTCCTGGCCGAATACGCCAACCTCGTCGCCGTCTCTGCGATTGCCACAACCCTCTTCCTCGGGGGCTGGCAGCCGCTGCCGCTGCCCGGCGCGCTGGGCGACCTGATGGCCTTTATCCCGGGATGGGCTTGGTTCGCGGCGAAGACCTACTTCATGATCTTCCTCTTCATGTGGTTCCGCTGGACCTTCCCGCGCTTCCGGGTTGACCAACTGATGGCCTTCGGCTGGAAAGTCTTGATTCCCCTGTCGCTGGCGAACATCCTGGTCACCGGGGTGGGGATCTATCTCTACCGCATGGCGATAGGAGGGTAA
- a CDS encoding NADH-quinone oxidoreductase subunit A → MLKEYLGISLFLAAGLIIPFLAFAVSRLLQTRTNSPVKGEPYECGMETIGDTWIQFKSNYFLYALVFVAFDVETVFLYPWAVKFQQLGTFAIVEMFIFITILVVGFWYAWKEGALEWK, encoded by the coding sequence TTGTTGAAAGAGTACTTGGGCATCAGTTTGTTCCTCGCCGCTGGTTTGATTATTCCCTTCCTCGCCTTTGCCGTGTCCCGGTTGCTGCAGACCCGTACAAACAGCCCCGTGAAGGGTGAGCCCTACGAGTGCGGCATGGAGACCATCGGGGACACCTGGATCCAGTTCAAGTCCAACTATTTTCTCTATGCGCTGGTCTTCGTGGCCTTTGACGTAGAGACCGTATTCCTCTATCCCTGGGCCGTCAAGTTCCAGCAACTGGGGACCTTTGCGATTGTGGAGATGTTTATCTTCATCACCATTCTCGTCGTCGGCTTCTGGTATGCCTGGAAGGAAGGAGCTTTGGAATGGAAATAG
- a CDS encoding ribonuclease HII: MSKSSLLLKESWIERESLLRGKGFHVIAGVDEAGRGPLAGPVAAAAVILPPGCMIEGLNDSKKLSPARREALAVEIKRQAVAWGIGIVSSRVIDRIGIVPSTFRAMSLAIGRLGGRPDYLIVDGNQKVPGYEGAQEALIDGDALAAPVAAASILAKVVRDGLMERYARFFPGYGFEQHKGYGTQAHRSAILEQGTCLLHRATFVHLHRPEGG, from the coding sequence GTGTCCAAGAGCAGTCTTTTATTGAAGGAATCATGGATAGAACGGGAATCGTTGCTGCGCGGCAAAGGGTTTCACGTGATTGCCGGTGTCGACGAGGCCGGTCGAGGGCCTTTGGCCGGTCCGGTGGCTGCCGCAGCGGTGATCCTTCCGCCCGGCTGTATGATTGAAGGGCTGAACGATTCCAAAAAACTGTCGCCCGCGCGTCGAGAGGCCTTGGCAGTGGAGATCAAGCGCCAGGCTGTGGCATGGGGTATCGGTATCGTATCGTCACGGGTGATCGACCGCATCGGCATCGTTCCGTCGACCTTTCGGGCAATGTCTTTGGCGATCGGTCGATTGGGTGGCAGGCCCGATTACCTGATTGTCGACGGGAATCAAAAAGTCCCTGGATATGAGGGGGCGCAAGAGGCGTTGATCGATGGAGACGCCTTGGCGGCGCCGGTGGCGGCCGCATCGATCCTCGCCAAGGTGGTTCGCGACGGTTTGATGGAGCGGTATGCCCGGTTTTTTCCCGGCTATGGATTTGAACAGCACAAGGGCTATGGCACGCAGGCGCATCGTTCGGCGATCCTGGAACAGGGAACCTGTTTGCTGCACCGGGCCACTTTCGTACACCTGCATCGACCAGAGGGGGGTTGA
- a CDS encoding NADH-quinone oxidoreductase subunit B, whose translation MEIDKNVDTLSEGQVDELIKKNIIMTSLEAVFNWARGNSLWPLSSGLACCAIEMMATGASRFDMSRFGYEVFRPSPRQADLIIIAGTLTWKMAPAIQRVYEQMPEPKWIIAMGSCACTGGPFADSYAVVPGVDKVIPVDVYVPGCPPRPEALLDGFLKLKAKIQNPTKVGLKHGK comes from the coding sequence ATGGAAATAGACAAGAACGTAGACACCCTCAGCGAGGGTCAGGTCGATGAACTGATCAAGAAAAACATCATCATGACCAGCCTGGAAGCCGTCTTCAACTGGGCGCGCGGCAATTCCCTCTGGCCTTTGTCCTCCGGTTTGGCCTGCTGCGCCATCGAGATGATGGCCACCGGCGCCAGCCGTTTCGACATGTCCCGTTTCGGCTATGAGGTCTTCCGTCCTTCTCCCCGGCAAGCCGACCTGATCATCATCGCCGGCACCCTAACCTGGAAGATGGCGCCGGCCATCCAACGGGTCTACGAACAGATGCCGGAGCCGAAGTGGATCATCGCCATGGGCTCCTGCGCCTGCACCGGCGGTCCTTTCGCCGACTCCTACGCCGTCGTTCCCGGCGTGGACAAGGTCATCCCTGTCGATGTCTATGTGCCGGGCTGCCCGCCGCGGCCCGAGGCCCTGCTCGACGGTTTCCTCAAATTGAAGGCGAAAATCCAAAACCCGACCAAAGTGGGGTTGAAGCATGGCAAATAA
- the nuoK gene encoding NADH-quinone oxidoreductase subunit NuoK has translation MALVAPVGLTHFLLLGTALFCLGLYCVFIKRNAIALLMGIELMLNAVNINLIAFNKFIAPASYTGQVFSIFVIVVAAAEVAVGLALVISIYRDRATTSVDDLDWLKW, from the coding sequence ATGGCTTTAGTGGCTCCCGTCGGACTGACCCATTTCCTGTTACTCGGCACGGCGCTCTTCTGCCTCGGTCTCTACTGCGTCTTCATCAAACGCAACGCCATCGCTTTATTGATGGGTATCGAACTGATGCTGAACGCGGTAAACATCAACCTCATCGCCTTCAACAAGTTTATCGCCCCGGCCAGTTATACGGGGCAGGTCTTTTCCATCTTTGTCATCGTCGTGGCAGCGGCTGAGGTGGCCGTCGGGCTGGCCCTTGTGATCAGCATTTACCGGGATCGCGCCACCACCAGCGTGGATGACCTCGATTGGCTCAAATGGTAG
- a CDS encoding EscU/YscU/HrcU family type III secretion system export apparatus switch protein, producing the protein MDESGKKPVTAEEAAVALRFDPSADAAPKVIATGKGHLARKILEIAREKEIPVYEDPTLIQLLSKLDLGAEVPPELYRMVAEVLAFVYRLDKDMGKGRD; encoded by the coding sequence ATGGACGAATCAGGAAAAAAGCCTGTGACAGCAGAAGAAGCGGCGGTGGCCCTGCGTTTTGACCCTTCCGCCGATGCGGCGCCGAAGGTAATCGCCACCGGCAAGGGTCACCTCGCTCGCAAGATCCTTGAGATCGCCCGCGAGAAGGAGATCCCTGTTTACGAGGATCCGACGCTCATCCAACTTCTGTCCAAACTTGATCTGGGCGCGGAGGTTCCTCCCGAACTGTATCGGATGGTGGCGGAGGTCCTCGCTTTTGTCTACCGCCTCGACAAGGACATGGGCAAGGGACGTGACTGA